One genomic segment of Carassius auratus strain Wakin chromosome 29, ASM336829v1, whole genome shotgun sequence includes these proteins:
- the LOC113048011 gene encoding tetraspanin-12-like isoform X1, with amino-acid sequence MAREDSVRCLRCLLYALNFLFWLMALCVLGVSACLRDHLNNVLTLTADTRLEEAAVLTYSPVVHPVVITVCCFLIIVAMVGYCGTLKCNLLLLSWYFGSLMVIFCVELASGVWTYDEPVVQRSDMISLKSRIPHFGLQRYQWLTHAWNSLQTELKCCGVIYFTDWLEMTEMEWPPDSCCSNQYPGCARHAHYHDLSDLYQEGCGPKIYSFIRGTKQLQVLRFLGVSIGVAQILAMTLTVTLLWALYYDHKPPDPASPDALIHTHSSSEDALKPSHPHPRVPETLANTPANGHTQFEMEQLS; translated from the exons ATGGCCCGGGAGGATTCGGTGAGGTGTCTGCGCTGTCTGCTCTACGCGCTCAACTTTCTCTTCTGG CTTATGGCCCTGTGTGTGCTGGGAGTGTCCGCCTGCCTCAGGGATCACCTGAACAATGTGCTCACCTTAACCGCCGACACCAG actggAGGAGGCAGCCGTTCTCACATACTCCCCCGTCGTCCATCCTGTCGTCATCACCGTGTGCTGTTTTCTAATCATCGTGGCTATGGTGGGCTACTGTGGCACGCTCAAGTGCAATCTGCTCCTACTGTCTTGG TATTTTGGCAGTCTGATGGTGATATTCTGCGTGGAGCTGGCCAGCGGAGTGTGGACGTATGACGAG ccTGTGGTACAGAGGTCTGATATGATAAGTCTAAAGTCTCGTATTCCTCATTTCGGCCTACAGCGCTACCAGTGGCTCACACATGCCTGGAACTCTTTACAAACAGAG TTAAAGTGTTGTGGAGTGATCTACTTCACTGACTGGCTGGAAATGACAGAGATGGAGTGGCCACCTGACTCCTGCTGCTCCAATCAGTATCCAGGATGTGCCCGCCACGCCCACTACCATGACCTCAGTGACCTTTACCAGGAG GGTTGCGGTCCCAAGATCTACAGTTTTATCCGTGGCACCAAACAGCTGCAGGTGCTGAGGTTCTTGGGCGTGTCGATTGGCGTGGCTCAGATTTTAGCCATGACGTTGACTGTGACACTCCTGTGGGCTCTCTATTATGACCACAAACCACCTGACCCAGCATCCCCGGATGCTTTAATCCACACGCACAGCTCCTCAGAAGATGCCCTGAAGCCCAGCCACCCACATCCACGAGTGCCTGAGACCTTGGCCAATACGCCCGCTAATGGACACACCCAGTTTGAGATGGAGCAACTTTCCTAG
- the LOC113048011 gene encoding tetraspanin-12-like isoform X2: MRLEEAAVLTYSPVVHPVVITVCCFLIIVAMVGYCGTLKCNLLLLSWYFGSLMVIFCVELASGVWTYDEPVVQRSDMISLKSRIPHFGLQRYQWLTHAWNSLQTELKCCGVIYFTDWLEMTEMEWPPDSCCSNQYPGCARHAHYHDLSDLYQEGCGPKIYSFIRGTKQLQVLRFLGVSIGVAQILAMTLTVTLLWALYYDHKPPDPASPDALIHTHSSSEDALKPSHPHPRVPETLANTPANGHTQFEMEQLS, from the exons ATGAG actggAGGAGGCAGCCGTTCTCACATACTCCCCCGTCGTCCATCCTGTCGTCATCACCGTGTGCTGTTTTCTAATCATCGTGGCTATGGTGGGCTACTGTGGCACGCTCAAGTGCAATCTGCTCCTACTGTCTTGG TATTTTGGCAGTCTGATGGTGATATTCTGCGTGGAGCTGGCCAGCGGAGTGTGGACGTATGACGAG ccTGTGGTACAGAGGTCTGATATGATAAGTCTAAAGTCTCGTATTCCTCATTTCGGCCTACAGCGCTACCAGTGGCTCACACATGCCTGGAACTCTTTACAAACAGAG TTAAAGTGTTGTGGAGTGATCTACTTCACTGACTGGCTGGAAATGACAGAGATGGAGTGGCCACCTGACTCCTGCTGCTCCAATCAGTATCCAGGATGTGCCCGCCACGCCCACTACCATGACCTCAGTGACCTTTACCAGGAG GGTTGCGGTCCCAAGATCTACAGTTTTATCCGTGGCACCAAACAGCTGCAGGTGCTGAGGTTCTTGGGCGTGTCGATTGGCGTGGCTCAGATTTTAGCCATGACGTTGACTGTGACACTCCTGTGGGCTCTCTATTATGACCACAAACCACCTGACCCAGCATCCCCGGATGCTTTAATCCACACGCACAGCTCCTCAGAAGATGCCCTGAAGCCCAGCCACCCACATCCACGAGTGCCTGAGACCTTGGCCAATACGCCCGCTAATGGACACACCCAGTTTGAGATGGAGCAACTTTCCTAG